A region of Ictalurus furcatus strain D&B chromosome 1, Billie_1.0, whole genome shotgun sequence DNA encodes the following proteins:
- the hapln2 gene encoding hyaluronan and proteoglycan link protein 2 isoform X2 → MFFRQEKVHLIMNCAAFMVVTTSLLSLTDAVNPYHNTDKDKELQYLMEPPVYAGIKARRGENATLPCVLQTVPSHYKVKWSKVEPLQTGVENIVLISNGHEVKYYGTWQSKASLRRMHALDISLRLIKLELQDCGLYQCELINGIDEESVTITLSIEGVVFPYQSSHGRYKFSYLDAKNACAKQDATLATYTQLYMEWTEGLEWCNAGWLNDGTVNYPILNPRPACGKDLPPGIRSYGPRHKTKERYDAFCFTSTTEGSVFYVPGPLNFLEAARACKEKGASLARVGQLYSSWKFQGLERCDAGWLDDGSVRFPIIIPKERCGGITHPGVHSFGFPKKSISLYGAYCYR, encoded by the exons ATGTTTTTCAGACAGGAAAAGGTACACTTAATTATGAACTGTGCAGCTTTTATGGTGGTGACTACCAGTCTTCTCTCTTTGACTGATGCAGTTAATCCCTACCACAATACAG ACAAAGATAAAGAGCTGCAATATCTTATGGAACCACCAGTGTATGCTGGGATAAAAGCACGCCGAGGAGAGAACGCAACCCTGCCATGTGTTCTGCAGACTGTACCTTCTCACTACAAAGTTAAGTGGAGCAAAGTTGAACCTCTTCAAACAGGAGTGGAAAATATTGTTCTCATCAGTAATGGGCATGAGGTTAAGTACTATGGCACATGGCAGTCTAAAGCAAGTCTTCGACGTATGCATGCTTTGGACATCTCTCTCCGCCTCATCAAGCTGGAACTCCAAGATTGTGGTCTCTACCAGTGTGAACTGATCAATGGCATCGATGAAGAAAGTGTCACCATTACTCTAAGCATTGAAG GGGTGGTGTTTCCTTATCAAAGCAGCCATGGTCGTTACAAATTTTCCTACTTAGATGCCAAAAATGCTTGTGCAAAGCAGGATGCAACACTGGCAACATACACACAGCTTTACATGG AATGGACAGAAGGTCTGGAGTGGTGTAATGCTGGATGGCTAAATGATGGGACTGTCAACTACCCCATTCTGAATCCACGGCCAGCTTGTGGGAAAGATCTTCCTCCAGGGATCCGCAGCTATGGACCCCGGCACAAGACCAAGGAACGTTACGATGCCTTCTGCTTCACCTCTACCACTGAGG GTTCAGTGTTCTATGTCCCAGGGCCACTAAATTTTTTGGAAGCAGCTCGTGCCTGTAAGGAGAAAGGAGCAAGTCTGGCCCGTGTGGGACAACTCTACTCCTCCTGGAAGTTTCAGGGGTTGGAGCGCTGTGATGCAGGCTGGCTAGACGATGGTAGTGTGCGCTTTCCCATCATTATCCCTAAGGAGCGATGTGGAGGTATCACACATCCAGGGGTTCACAGTTTTGGATTCCCTAAAAAGAGCATTAGTCTCTATGGGGCATATTGTTACAGGTAA
- the bcan gene encoding brevican core protein: MRSMMFLSLLLCAICPFVLLSSAVPAPGTDETRLLQVMIPDSPPVSAVLGGSLILQCHVSLPPLSFLGRFAGNTMPRVKWSMLSSGRETEILVARGERVKISEPYKGRASLLNYDSSPTDLTLQLDSLRHNDTGFYRCEVQQGLEDAHVLAQIKVKGVVFHYRHASNRYAFSFGEAKNACEDIGAQIATPEQLLAAYNSGYEQCDAGWLADGSVRYPIHTPREGCFGDMDGLPGVRNYGMMEADELYDVYCYIENIHGKVFYGSTSQRFTLAEAKAYCKQQGAQLASTSQLYAAWNDGLDHCSPGWLADGSVRYPIVNPRERCGGSEPGVKTVYRYSNQTGFPEPHTRYDAYCFRAVLSSQTDIGQDIVTLADTEEEFSPGHVTQKTESEAQGAVEIFSFSSKHTLKTEEHDPTPSPFDKVHTTIASRIIITTPEIYGQKPEPTQSSWQAVLIKPIDSEAVPKIHLEPSWTQPKSAEDQDKENSTVNSEVKTHDQLMPDINLELGEQVEYSIFTESKPNITTDNMEPLYEFTENGVSESMPETILDDQGESHVDEHSTVIEEQAGNFTVALESDVSLDFRTQTTSSEITEGSGNELTTAFTEKIGPNVTVRQDDSYERSSSEVTTESSLLEDISQPTMSFEQSHEQTVATDTSSTVAQVEQETGHTSAESLVVSLGSADNDGDHESGVTAIPVHFSEKQTEPIDGSGDDENVLLLTLLTAPAPHLLGTSISPNALVVEASSPQELDITVPEISTPSGISIIKEEVKQFEQERVENAPVLHPMPATPLTETKTMSSKDNTGHEDNSSGTDNSSGLGSLVSDLSYLNATPIIPFNSTYLLNITEVNDTENVPSTTHFAVAVTLIPDMTLTPIWDTMTPPTPPQEFRADVEFSSDTPVITDDPDFSAKSDPTAASTTENPEETQSLTSSMVTNDQEREDQDLTPTTESPNSKEEEELTTPTHHTTPPPRLTERVLDRTGRSDDCLENPCANGGTCIDIGTSVRCLCLPTYGGEFCQTDLEQCEPGWEKFQGNCYKHFSKRQSWEVAEQHCRMCGGHLVSVMSPEEQYFINHKYKEYQWTGLNDRTIEGDFRWSDGNPLLYENWYRGQPDSYFLSGEDCVVMVWHDDGRWSDVPCNYHLSYTCKKGTTACGQPPLVLNAKQFGERQARYVINAQVRYHCEEGFLQRHKPIIRCQNNGRWEEPQITCTPQPVDLSRKQVTLPSAKN; encoded by the exons ATGCG ATCAATGATGTTCCTGTCTCTGCTGCTGTGTGCCATCTGTCCCTTTGTCCTGCTGTCCTCTGCTGTCCCTGCACCAGGAACAG ATGAAACCAGGCTCTTGCAAGTGATGATCCCTGACAGCCCTCCAGTGTCAGCCGTTTTGGGAGGATCCTTAATCCTGCAGTGCCATGTATCACTGCCGCCCCTGTCCTTCTTGGGCCGCTTTGCTGGGAACACCATGCCGCGGGTAAAGTGGAGCATGCTCTCCTCTGGACGAGAGACTGAGATCCTGGTAGCACGAGGGGAGAGGGTGAAAATCAGTGAGCCTTATAAAGGTCGGGCCTCTCTGCTGAACTATGACTCCTCTCCAACTGATCTCACTCTCCAGCTGGACAGTCTGAGGCACAATGATACAGGATTCTACCGCTGTGAGGTCCAGCAGGGACTGGAGGATGCTCATGTTCTGGCTCAAATCAAAGTGAAAG GCGTTGTGTTTCACTATCGACATGCCTCCAATCGCTACGCATTCTCTTTTGGTGAGGCCAAGAATGCATGTGAAGACATTGGAGCTCAGATTGCCACTCCAGagcagcttctggcagcatacAACAGTGGTTATGAGCAGTGTGATGCTGGCTGGTTAGCAGATGGATCTGTCAG ATACCCTATCCATACGCCTCGTGAGGGATGTTTTGGAGATATGGATGGCCTGCCAGGGGTCCGGAACTATGGCATGATGGAGGCTGATGAGCTTTATGATGTTTATTGCTACATAGAAAACATACATG GCAAAGTGTTCTACGGATCTACCTCACAGCGATTCACACTGGCTGAGGCTAAAGCATATTGTAAACAACAGGGTGCACAATTAGCCAGTACAAGTCAGCTATACGCTGCATGGAATGATGGTCTTGATCACTGTAGCCCAGGTTGGCTAGCTGATGGTAGTGTACGCTATCCTATTGTAAACCCACGAGAGCGGTGTGGGGGGTCTGAACCTGGCGTTAAGACAGTCTATCGCTACAGCAATCAGACAGGCTTTCCTGAGCCTCACACTCGCTATGATGCCTACTGCTTCAGAG CGGTCCTTAGTTCTCAGACAGACATTGGCCAAGACATTGTGACCTTAGCTGACACAGAGGAAGAGTTCAGtccaggtcatgtgactcagaAGACAGAAAGTGAGGCTCAAGGGGCTGTTGAGATTTTCTCATTCTCCAGTAAGCACACACTTAAGACAGAGGAGCATGACCCTACACCATCCCCATTTGATAAAGTTCATACAACCATTGCTAGCAGAATTATCATCACCACTCCAGAAATATATGGACAGAAACCTGAGCCGACTCAGAGCTCCTGGCAAGCAGTGCTCATCAAGCCCATTGATTCTGAGGCAGTGCCAAAGATACACCTGGAACCCAGCTGGACTCAACCAAAGTCAGCAGAAGACCAAGATAAAGAGAATAGTACAGTCAATTCAGAAGTGAAGACACACGATCAGTTAATGCCAGACATCAACCTGGAGCTGGGTGAGCAAGTGGAATACAGCATATTTACAGAGAGTAAACCAAACATAACAACTGACAACATGGAGCCATTATATGAGTTTACGGAGAATGGAGTATCTGAATCCATGCCTGAGACCATCCTTGACGATCAAGGTGAAAGCCATGTGGATGAGCATTCCACTGTAATAGAAGAACAAGCAGGTAACTTCACTGTGGCATTGGAATCAGATGTCAGTCTGGATTTCAGAACTCAGACCACTTCTTCAGAAATTACTGAGGGCTCAGGAAATGAATTGACTACAGCATTCACTGAGAAGATTGGCCCCAATGTCACAGTGAGACAAGATGATTCGTATGAACGTTCATCATCTGAAGTCACcacagagagttctttgctGGAAGATATAAGTCAACCAACAATGA GTTTTGAGCAAAGTCATGAGCAGACTGTTGCAACAGACACTTCCAGTACTGTAGCTCAAGTGGAGCAAGAAACAGGACATACTTCAGCTGAATCCCTAGTAGTGTCTCTCGGTTCAGCTGATAATGACGGTGATCATGAGTCAGGTGTGACTGCGATACCTGTACATTTttcagagaaacaaacagaaccCATTGATGGTTCTGGTGATGATGAGAATGTGCTACTGTTGACTCTTCTGACCGCACCGGCGCCTCACCTGTTGGGCACATCAATTTCCCCAAATGCATTGGTTGTGGAGGCTAGTTCCCCTCAGGAGTTGGACATTACTGTTCCAGAGATCAGTACTCCATCTGGCATCAGCATCATAAAGGAGGAGGTGAAGCAGTTTGAGCAGGAGAGGGTGGAAAATGCACCTGTCCTCCATCCCATGCCAGCAACGCCACTGACTGAGACCAAGACAATGTCAAGCAAAGACAACACTGGCCATGAAGATAACTCATCAGGAACAGACAACTCTTCTGGACTGGGATCTTTAGTCTCAGATCTCTCCTATCTCAATGCCACTCCCATCATACCCTTCAACTCCACATACCTCCTGAACATAACAGAGGTTAATGATACTGAAAATGTTCCCAGCACCACTCATTTTGCTGTGGCAGTTACACTGATCCCAGACATGACCCTAACACCAATTTGGGACACTATGACCCCTCCCACCCCACCACAGGAGTTCCGGGCAGATGTGGAGTTCAGCAGTGACACCCCAGTAATCACAGATGATCCTGACTTCTCAGCCAAGTCAGACCCTACTGCAGCTTCCACCACTGAGAACCCTGAAGAGACCCAGAGTCTGACCTCCTCCATGGTAACCAATGACCAGGAACGTGAAGATCAGGACCTGACTCCCACCACAGAATCTCCAAACAGCAAGGAAGAGGAAGAACTGACAACCCCAACACACCATACAACACCACCTCCCAGACTAACAGAGAGAGTGCTGGACAGAACAGGCAGATCAG ATGACTGTTTGGAGAATCCATGTGCTAATGGAGGCACCTGCATAGACATCGGTACTAGTGTCAGATGCCTGTGTCTGCCAACCTATGGGGGAGAATTCTGCCAAACTG ATCTGGAGCAGTGTGAGCCAGGCTGGGAAAAGTTCCAGGGCAACTGTTATAAGCACTTCTCAAAACGTCAGAGCTGGGAGGTGGCAGAGCAGCACTGTCGGATGTGTGGCGGTCACCTGGTCTCTGTTATGTCACCTGAAGAGCAATATTTCATCAACC ATAAGTACAAGGAGTACCAGTGGACTGGTCTCAATGACAGGACCATTGAGGGTGACTTCCGCTGGTCTGATGGAAACCCGCTG CTGTATGAGAACTGGTATCGTGGTCAGCCTGATAGTTATTTCCTATCAGGAGAGGACTGCGTGGTGATGGTATGGCATGATGATGGGCGCTGGAGTGATGTGCCCTGTAACTACCATCTGTCCTACACTTGCAAGAAGGGCACCA CTGCATGTGGCCAGCCACCTCTTGTCTTGAATGCTAAGCAGTTCGGTGAGCGACAAGCTCGATATGTGATTAACGCTCAGGTGCGTTACCACTGTGAGGAGGGTTTCCTTCAGAGACACAAACCCATCATCAGGTGCCAAAACAATGGACGGTGGGAGGAGCCACAGATCACCTGTACACCAC aacCAGTGGATTTAAGTAGAAAACAAGTTACATTGCCTTCTGCAAAGAACTAG
- the hapln2 gene encoding hyaluronan and proteoglycan link protein 2 isoform X1, whose protein sequence is MQLIPTTIQVILKLIGIIWHLLKYKFLILLQCQMLFLFVTSYENHISDKDKELQYLMEPPVYAGIKARRGENATLPCVLQTVPSHYKVKWSKVEPLQTGVENIVLISNGHEVKYYGTWQSKASLRRMHALDISLRLIKLELQDCGLYQCELINGIDEESVTITLSIEGVVFPYQSSHGRYKFSYLDAKNACAKQDATLATYTQLYMEWTEGLEWCNAGWLNDGTVNYPILNPRPACGKDLPPGIRSYGPRHKTKERYDAFCFTSTTEGSVFYVPGPLNFLEAARACKEKGASLARVGQLYSSWKFQGLERCDAGWLDDGSVRFPIIIPKERCGGITHPGVHSFGFPKKSISLYGAYCYR, encoded by the exons ATGCAGTTAATCCCTACCACAATACAGGTAATTCTAAAGCTCATTGGAATCATATGGCACTTGTTGAAATATAAATTCCTAATTTTGCTGCAAtgtcaaatgctttttttgtttgttacttCTTATGAAAATCATATTTCAGACAAAGATAAAGAGCTGCAATATCTTATGGAACCACCAGTGTATGCTGGGATAAAAGCACGCCGAGGAGAGAACGCAACCCTGCCATGTGTTCTGCAGACTGTACCTTCTCACTACAAAGTTAAGTGGAGCAAAGTTGAACCTCTTCAAACAGGAGTGGAAAATATTGTTCTCATCAGTAATGGGCATGAGGTTAAGTACTATGGCACATGGCAGTCTAAAGCAAGTCTTCGACGTATGCATGCTTTGGACATCTCTCTCCGCCTCATCAAGCTGGAACTCCAAGATTGTGGTCTCTACCAGTGTGAACTGATCAATGGCATCGATGAAGAAAGTGTCACCATTACTCTAAGCATTGAAG GGGTGGTGTTTCCTTATCAAAGCAGCCATGGTCGTTACAAATTTTCCTACTTAGATGCCAAAAATGCTTGTGCAAAGCAGGATGCAACACTGGCAACATACACACAGCTTTACATGG AATGGACAGAAGGTCTGGAGTGGTGTAATGCTGGATGGCTAAATGATGGGACTGTCAACTACCCCATTCTGAATCCACGGCCAGCTTGTGGGAAAGATCTTCCTCCAGGGATCCGCAGCTATGGACCCCGGCACAAGACCAAGGAACGTTACGATGCCTTCTGCTTCACCTCTACCACTGAGG GTTCAGTGTTCTATGTCCCAGGGCCACTAAATTTTTTGGAAGCAGCTCGTGCCTGTAAGGAGAAAGGAGCAAGTCTGGCCCGTGTGGGACAACTCTACTCCTCCTGGAAGTTTCAGGGGTTGGAGCGCTGTGATGCAGGCTGGCTAGACGATGGTAGTGTGCGCTTTCCCATCATTATCCCTAAGGAGCGATGTGGAGGTATCACACATCCAGGGGTTCACAGTTTTGGATTCCCTAAAAAGAGCATTAGTCTCTATGGGGCATATTGTTACAGGTAA
- the hapln2 gene encoding hyaluronan and proteoglycan link protein 2 isoform X3, protein MNCAAFMVVTTSLLSLTDAVNPYHNTDKDKELQYLMEPPVYAGIKARRGENATLPCVLQTVPSHYKVKWSKVEPLQTGVENIVLISNGHEVKYYGTWQSKASLRRMHALDISLRLIKLELQDCGLYQCELINGIDEESVTITLSIEGVVFPYQSSHGRYKFSYLDAKNACAKQDATLATYTQLYMEWTEGLEWCNAGWLNDGTVNYPILNPRPACGKDLPPGIRSYGPRHKTKERYDAFCFTSTTEGSVFYVPGPLNFLEAARACKEKGASLARVGQLYSSWKFQGLERCDAGWLDDGSVRFPIIIPKERCGGITHPGVHSFGFPKKSISLYGAYCYR, encoded by the exons ATGAACTGTGCAGCTTTTATGGTGGTGACTACCAGTCTTCTCTCTTTGACTGATGCAGTTAATCCCTACCACAATACAG ACAAAGATAAAGAGCTGCAATATCTTATGGAACCACCAGTGTATGCTGGGATAAAAGCACGCCGAGGAGAGAACGCAACCCTGCCATGTGTTCTGCAGACTGTACCTTCTCACTACAAAGTTAAGTGGAGCAAAGTTGAACCTCTTCAAACAGGAGTGGAAAATATTGTTCTCATCAGTAATGGGCATGAGGTTAAGTACTATGGCACATGGCAGTCTAAAGCAAGTCTTCGACGTATGCATGCTTTGGACATCTCTCTCCGCCTCATCAAGCTGGAACTCCAAGATTGTGGTCTCTACCAGTGTGAACTGATCAATGGCATCGATGAAGAAAGTGTCACCATTACTCTAAGCATTGAAG GGGTGGTGTTTCCTTATCAAAGCAGCCATGGTCGTTACAAATTTTCCTACTTAGATGCCAAAAATGCTTGTGCAAAGCAGGATGCAACACTGGCAACATACACACAGCTTTACATGG AATGGACAGAAGGTCTGGAGTGGTGTAATGCTGGATGGCTAAATGATGGGACTGTCAACTACCCCATTCTGAATCCACGGCCAGCTTGTGGGAAAGATCTTCCTCCAGGGATCCGCAGCTATGGACCCCGGCACAAGACCAAGGAACGTTACGATGCCTTCTGCTTCACCTCTACCACTGAGG GTTCAGTGTTCTATGTCCCAGGGCCACTAAATTTTTTGGAAGCAGCTCGTGCCTGTAAGGAGAAAGGAGCAAGTCTGGCCCGTGTGGGACAACTCTACTCCTCCTGGAAGTTTCAGGGGTTGGAGCGCTGTGATGCAGGCTGGCTAGACGATGGTAGTGTGCGCTTTCCCATCATTATCCCTAAGGAGCGATGTGGAGGTATCACACATCCAGGGGTTCACAGTTTTGGATTCCCTAAAAAGAGCATTAGTCTCTATGGGGCATATTGTTACAGGTAA